Proteins co-encoded in one Octopus bimaculoides isolate UCB-OBI-ISO-001 chromosome 9, ASM119413v2, whole genome shotgun sequence genomic window:
- the LOC106877656 gene encoding histone H2A, translating to MSGRGKGGKVKGKSKTRSSRAGLQFPVGRIHRLLRKGNYAQRVGAGAPVYLAAVMEYLAAEVLELAGNAARDNKKSRIIPRHLQLAIRNDEELNKLLSGVTIAQGGVLPNIQAVLLPKKTQKAAK from the coding sequence ATGTCAGGACGTGGTAAAGGAGGTAAAGTGAAGGGAAAGAGTAAGACCCGGTCGTCTCGTGCCGGACTTCAGTTCCCAGTCGGCAGGATCCATCGTCTACTCCGCAAGGGTAACTACGCCCAGCGTGTTGGTGCCGGTGCCCCAGTCTACCTGGCTGCCGTGATGGAGTACTTGGCCGCAGAAGTGTTGGAATTGGCAGGTAATGCTGCCAGGGACAACAAGAAGTCTCGAATCATCCCCCGTCACTTGCAGTTGGCTATCCGCAACGACGAGGAATTAAATAAACTCCTGTCCGGAGTGACCATTGCCCAGGGAGGTGTCTTGCCCAACATCCAGGCCGTCCTTCTACCAAAGAAGACACAGAAGGCTgccaagtaa